In one window of Hevea brasiliensis isolate MT/VB/25A 57/8 chromosome 10, ASM3005281v1, whole genome shotgun sequence DNA:
- the LOC110635439 gene encoding ycf20-like protein → MCAMQNWSNEPNFSVHKSKVGIKSAPLLRKRNHANLHHATDSTALKQVSIEKTICLGHRGLSGNSGEENFDGDSPPLQKLNSARKNFPMKIFLLLLGFYTANALATIIGQTGDWDVLLAGVVVAATEGIGMLMCRKPSSLSAGRLQSFVVLVNYWKAGVCLGLFVDAFKLGS, encoded by the exons ATGTGTGCAATGCAGAACTGGAGCAATGAGCCCAATTTTAGCGTACATAAATCAAAGGTTGGCATAAAGTCTGCTCCTCTTCTCAGAAAGAG AAATCATGCAAATTTGCATCATGCCACTGATTCTACCGCTCTGAAACAGGTTTCAATTGAGAAGACCATTTGCCTTGGACATAGGGGGTTATCTGGAAATAGTGGAGAAGAGAATTTTGATGGTGACAGTCCGCCACTACAGAAGCTGAATTCGGCAAGAAAGAACTTCCCCATGAAGATATTTCTCCTTCTATTGGGTTTCTACACTGCAAATGCACTTGCTACAATTATTGGACAGACAGGTGACTGGGATGTATTGCTTGCAGGTGTTGTGGTTGCCGCCACAGAAGGGATTGGTATGTTAATGTGCAGAAAGCCCTCTTCTTTATCCGCTGGAAGGTTGCAGTCTTTTGTGGTGTTGGTGAACTATTGGAAAGCAGGAGTGTGCTTAGGACTCTTTGTGGATGCCTTTAAATTAGGTAGTTGA